The following coding sequences lie in one Lolium perenne isolate Kyuss_39 chromosome 2, Kyuss_2.0, whole genome shotgun sequence genomic window:
- the LOC127331760 gene encoding uncharacterized protein At5g39865 has protein sequence MEVGCGAAGGTDGGKKQQQQPRQFARSLTYHHHQGHRLMPKWRRPQLADEPRARPQAVVLYTTSLRGVRRTFADCSAARAILRGSRVAVDERDVSMDAALRRELQGLLDARGRAFSLPQLFIGGRLVGGADEVRQLHESGQLRRLLEGAAGQDPAFVCDACGGVRFAPCPACAGSRKVFDEEEDRVIRCGDCNENGLVRCPNCSS, from the coding sequence ATGGAGGTCGGCTGCGGCGCGGCCGGCGGGACGGACGGCGGCaagaagcagcagcagcagccgcgcCAGTTCGCGCGGTCGCTGACGTACCACCACCACCAGGGCCACCGGCTGATGCCCAAGTGGCGCCGCCCGCAGCTCGCCGACGAGCCCCGCGCGCGGCCGCAGGCGGTGGTGCTCTACACGACGTCGCTGCGCGGGGTGCGGCGCACCTTCGCCGACTGCTCCGCCGCGCGCGCCATCCTGCGCGGGTCCCGCGTCGCCGTCGACGAGCGCGACGTGTCCATGGACGCCGCGCTGCGGCGCGAGCTGCAGGGCCTGCTCGACGCGCGGGGCCGCGCCTTCTCGCTCCCGCAGCTCTTCATCGGCGGCCGCCTCGTCGGCGGCGCCGACGAGGTCCGCCAGCTGCACGAGTCCGGCCAGCTCCGGCGCCTCCTCGAGGGCGCCGCCGGCCAGGACCCGGCCTTCGTCTGCGACGCCTGCGGCGGCGTCCGCTTCGCCCCCTGCCCCGCCTGCGCCGGCAGccgcaaggtcttcgacgaggaggaggaccgcgTCATCCGCTGCGGCGACTGCAACGAGAACGGATTGGTGCGCTGCCCTAATTGCTCTTCTTAA